In a genomic window of Wyeomyia smithii strain HCP4-BCI-WySm-NY-G18 chromosome 1, ASM2978416v1, whole genome shotgun sequence:
- the LOC129725131 gene encoding probable multidrug resistance-associated protein lethal(2)03659 isoform X3: MLQALRITKAAGTDGLTGQVINLMSNDVAKFDTAASFVHDTWKGPIELVVFGYLIYRQIGAPGLIGVAFLLSFIPLQAWVGKKAASFRLKTATRTDRRVRFMNEIIQGIQVIKMYAWEHSFIRMVDAIRRKEIAGIRGTLFIRAGLLSFNLVSRLSIFLSLVGYCYSGNVFTAKQVFIVTSYFNLLYSSMLHFWPLSLTSVAEGLISIRRIQEFLLLPEKKIQETPLERATVNGHSTVVTGEESEIKLMENVKMANGDSAIKPVPTEKVASKRFVNKKGSARRGIFMRDGTASWSKAGNGKLTNGIRDFNLSVEKSKLCAIVGPVGSGKSTLLQVFLGELELDEGRLEISGDISYASQEPWLFEGSVKNNIVFIENFNEKRYREVVKVCALERDFQLLPQGDETIVGERGISLSGGQRARISLARAVYRRADIYLLDDPLSAVDTHVGSHIFEQCIQDYLKDKVCVLVTHQLQYLEDVEHIVLMNAGLAEAQGPYRSLEAANTFPMLAAIEQELLAQQERQLADLVDPEGEQERQQLRKPLIRNSATVPRFHIDKFYQSPAAQSSPVIPPAYRMAHSNQSLYHPSPFSSCSLVFDGFDDEQEMAGRRRRPKAKRQKAASSGSQRQQQLEECNHLDVEEGADEGGNSGGAGGVNKESQITGTVGFSVYRSYFASVESVVLLVVVAALFLLAQGTMSGIDYFISQWVNREEFLGRNETIGNSSASEGHSKLEGTIFASLSREQYLMIYSGAMAVMLCLSLNRSFSFFYLCLRASIRLHDQLFRGITRATMYFFNTNPSGRILNRFSRDIGCIDIFLPSAMMDCILFFLEFTAIISLVAIVNYWLLLPTAIMGVMFYGLRHVYTNTARSIKRVEALTRSPIFSHANASFQGLTTIRAFGAEKILANEFDQHQDLNTSAWYLFLATTRAFALWLELVCVLYIAAVTFSFLTMENTMSGNVGLAITQVFNLIFMCQWGMRQTAELENQMTSVERVVEYAEVESEPPLETLDPLKKPAQDWPADGRIKFEYFSLRYSHDSDPVLKDLNLAIEAREKIGIVGRTGAGKSSIIQALFRLAFNDGLIKVDGVDIGGLGLHDLRKKVSIIPQDPVLFSGRVRENLDPFEQHKDEELWRALEQVELGQAVQRMEGGLDAKMSDGGSNFSMGQRQLVCLARAILRNNKILILDEATANVDPETDKLIQRTIREQFSGCTVLTIAHRLHTVMDSDRVLVMDAGRAVEFGHPHELLRQSNGFLRSLVNQTGEATAAQLTAVAEKNFRKRCTADS, from the exons ATGCTACAG GCCTTGCGGATCACAAAGGCAGCCGGCACGGACGGCCTCACCGGGCAGGTGATCAATTTGATGTCCAATGATGTCGCCAAATTTGACACAGCTGCCAGCTTTGTGCACGACACCTGGAAGGGACCAATAGAGCTGGTGGTGTTTGGCTACCTTATCTACCGGCAGATTGGTGCCCCCGGACTGATTGGGGTGGCGTTCCTGCTCAGTTTCATTCCGTTGCAGG CATGGGTCGGCAAGAAGGCGGCTTCCTTCCGGCTGAAAACGGCCACCCGTACGGACCGGCGGGTGCGCTTCATGAACGAAATCATCCAGGGCATACAGGTGATTAAGATGTACGCCTGGGAGCACAGCTTCATCCGCATGGTGGACGCGATTCGCCGCAAGGAGATCGCCGGCATCCGGGGCACGCTGTTCATACGGGCCGGTCTGCTATCGTTTAATCTCGTATCGAGACTGTCGATTTTTCTCAGTCTGGTCGGTTACTGCTACTCGGGGAACGTTTTCACCGCCAAGCAGGTCTTCATCGTGACGTCCTACTTCAACCTGCTGTACAGCTCGATGCTACACTTTTGGCCTTTGTCGTTGACTTCCGTGGCCGAAGGGTTGATCTCGATACGGCGCATACAAGAGTTTCTGCTGCTGCCGGAAAAGAAGATACAGGAAACGCCACTGGAGCGGGCAACTGTTAATGGACACTCAACGGTGGTGACCGGGGAGGAGAGTGAAATCAAACTGATGGAAAATGTCAAGATGGCTAACGGCGACAGTGCGATAAAACCAGTGCCGACAGAAAAGGTTGCCAGTAAGCGGTTTGTCAACAAGAAGGGATCCGCGAGGAGGGGAATTTTCATGCGGGATGGCACGGCTAGCTGGAGTAAAGCGGGGAACGGAAAGTTGACGAATG GAATTCGAGATTTTAATCTCTCGGTGGAAAAATCGAAACTGTGTGCCATTGTGGGTCCTGTTGGTAGCGGTAAATCTACACTGCTGCAGGTTTTTCTGGGGGAGTTGGAACTGGATGAGGGACGGTTGGAAATCAGTGGTGACATCAGCTATGCCTCTCAAGAACCGTGGCTTTTCGAGGGATCGGTAAAAAACAATATTGTGTTCATAGAAAACTTCAACGAGAAACGATACCGTGAGGTGGTGAAAGTTTGTGCGTTGGAAAGAGACTTCCAGCTACTTCCGCAGGGTGATGAAACTATCGTTGGTGAACGGGGAATTAGCTTGAGTGGCGGTCAGAGAGCTCGAATCAGCTTGGCGAGGGCGGTCTACAGAAGAGCAGATATCTATCTGCTGGATGATCCTCTGTCCGCCGTCGATACCCACGTGGGAAGTCATATTTTTGAACAATGCATACAGGATTATCTTAAG GACAAGGTTTGCGTGCTGGTAACGCACCAGCTTCAGTACCTAGAGGACGTCGAGCACATCGTGCTAATGAATGCAGGACTGGCGGAAGCTCAGGGACCGTACCGCAGCTTGGAAGCGGCCAACACGTTCCCCATGCTGGCTGCCATAGAGCAGGAACTGCTCGCTCAGCAGGAGAGACAACTGGCGGATCTGGTGGACCCGGAAGGCGAGCAAGAGCGCCAGCAGCTACGAAag CCTTTAATCAGAAACTCCGCTACCGTACCGCGGTTCCACATCGACAAATTCTACCAATCGCCGGCTGCCCAGTCGTCGCCCGTCATACCACCCGCCTACCGGATGGCCCACTCGAATCAATCCCTCTACCATCCGTCCCCGTTCTCGTCCTGCAGCCTGGTTTTTGACGGCTTCGATGACGAGCAGGAAATGGCCGGACGTCGACGGCGCCCGAAAGCAAAACGTCAAAAAGCTGCCAGTTCCGGTTcgcagcgacaacagcagctggaagagtgcaatcACTTGGACGTAGAAGAAGGTGCTGACGAGGGTGGCAATAGCGGAGGTGCTGGAGGTGTTAATAAGGAATCTCAAATTACCGGCACCGTTGGGTTTTCGGTGTATAGAAGCTATTTCGCGTCGGTCGAAAGCGTGGTTCTGCTCGTCGTAGTCGCAGCCCTTTTCCTGCTGGCGCAGGGAACCATGAGCGGTATCGATTACTTCATTTCACAGTG GGTAAATCGAGAGGAATTTCTTGGACGAAACGAAACCATCGGCAACTCATCTGCGTCGGAAGGTCACTCCAAACTAGAGGGAACCATCTTTGCGAGTCTCAGTCGGGAGCAGTATTTGATGATTTATTCCGGCGCGATGGCGGTTATGCTGTGCCTCTCACTGAATCGTTCGTTTTCCTTTTTCTACCTTTGCCTGCGGGCATCGATTCGACTGCATGACCAACTGTTTCGCGGAATAACTCGTGCTACGATGTACTTCTTCAACACGAATCCGTCCGGAAGGATACTGAATCGCTTTTCCCGGGATATCGGCTGCATCGACATTTTTCTCCCGTCAGCGATGATGGATTGCATTCTG TTTTTCTTGGAGTTCACAGCCATCATCAGTCTGGTGGCCATCGTCAACTATTGGCTACTGCTTCCGACGGCCATCATGGGCGTCATGTTCTACGGACTCCGACATGTTTACACGAACACGGCTCGAAGCATCAAGCGCGTGGAAGCTCTCA CACGTAGTCCGATATTTTCACACGCCAACGCCTCCTTCCAGGGTCTTACGACTATTCGCGCGTTCGGGGCGGAGAAAATTTTGGCCAACGAGTTCGACCAACACCAGGACCTGAACACGTCGGCCTGGTATCTGTTTCTGGCGACCACACGAGCCTTTGCGCTGTGGCTGGAGCTGGTTTGCGTGCTGTACATTGCGGCTGTCACTTTCAGCTTCCTGACTATGGAAAATA CAATGAGTGGTAATGTTGGTCTCGCCATCACCCAAGTGTTCAATCTGATTTTTATGTGCCAGTGGGGAATGCGTCAAACGGCGGAATTGGAGAACCAGATGACTTCGGTGGAGCGTGTAGTGGAATATGCGGAAGTCGAGTCAGAACCACCGCTGGAAACGTTGGATCCTCTAAAGAAACCAGCCCAAGATTGGCCTGCCGATGGCAGGATTAAATTCGAATACTTTTCCCTTCGTTACTCGCATGACAGTGATCCGGTACTGAAGGATCTGAACTTGGCAATCGAAGCAAGGGAGAAGATCGGCATTGTAGGACGCACGGGAGCCGGGAAATCATCAATCATACAGGCACTGTTCCGCCTGGCCTTCAACGATGGTTTAATCAAAGTGGACGGCGTTGATATCGGTGGGCTGGGGTTGCACGATTTGCGAAAGAAAGTATCTATTATTCCACAGGATCCGGTGCTGTTTTCTGGTCGGGTACGGGAGAATCTGGACCCGTTCGAGCAGCATAAAGACGAGGAGCTGTGGCGGGCGCTCGAGCAGGTCGAGCTCGGGCAAGCGGTCCAGCGTATGGAAGGTGGCTTGGACGCGAAAATGTCCGACGGAGGTTCAAACTTCAGTATGGGCCAGCGCCAGTTGGTTTGTTTGGCGAGAGCGATTCTTCGGAACAACAAGATTCTGATACTGGATGAAGCTACCGCCAATGTCGATCCGGA
- the LOC129725131 gene encoding probable multidrug resistance-associated protein lethal(2)03659 isoform X1: MNPTQYSQDPSIHQLRRLPNPVSRANPIAWFTFWWLKELFQTGLKRPIEESDIYETLSLHQSEQLSYQFENHWKQELKKERPSFLRVICGIFGWTMVSRGLLYTSVDSFSRIFQPLCLGGLVSYFAPGQTTISRTEAYYYATGIVLCSLVPVVIFHHFILYIYQIGMKIRVACCSLLYKKALRITKAAGTDGLTGQVINLMSNDVAKFDTAASFVHDTWKGPIELVVFGYLIYRQIGAPGLIGVAFLLSFIPLQAWVGKKAASFRLKTATRTDRRVRFMNEIIQGIQVIKMYAWEHSFIRMVDAIRRKEIAGIRGTLFIRAGLLSFNLVSRLSIFLSLVGYCYSGNVFTAKQVFIVTSYFNLLYSSMLHFWPLSLTSVAEGLISIRRIQEFLLLPEKKIQETPLERATVNGHSTVVTGEESEIKLMENVKMANGDSAIKPVPTEKVASKRFVNKKGSARRGIFMRDGTASWSKAGNGKLTNGIRDFNLSVEKSKLCAIVGPVGSGKSTLLQVFLGELELDEGRLEISGDISYASQEPWLFEGSVKNNIVFIENFNEKRYREVVKVCALERDFQLLPQGDETIVGERGISLSGGQRARISLARAVYRRADIYLLDDPLSAVDTHVGSHIFEQCIQDYLKDKVCVLVTHQLQYLEDVEHIVLMNAGLAEAQGPYRSLEAANTFPMLAAIEQELLAQQERQLADLVDPEGEQERQQLRKPLIRNSATVPRFHIDKFYQSPAAQSSPVIPPAYRMAHSNQSLYHPSPFSSCSLVFDGFDDEQEMAGRRRRPKAKRQKAASSGSQRQQQLEECNHLDVEEGADEGGNSGGAGGVNKESQITGTVGFSVYRSYFASVESVVLLVVVAALFLLAQGTMSGIDYFISQWVNREEFLGRNETIGNSSASEGHSKLEGTIFASLSREQYLMIYSGAMAVMLCLSLNRSFSFFYLCLRASIRLHDQLFRGITRATMYFFNTNPSGRILNRFSRDIGCIDIFLPSAMMDCILFFLEFTAIISLVAIVNYWLLLPTAIMGVMFYGLRHVYTNTARSIKRVEALTRSPIFSHANASFQGLTTIRAFGAEKILANEFDQHQDLNTSAWYLFLATTRAFALWLELVCVLYIAAVTFSFLTMENTMSGNVGLAITQVFNLIFMCQWGMRQTAELENQMTSVERVVEYAEVESEPPLETLDPLKKPAQDWPADGRIKFEYFSLRYSHDSDPVLKDLNLAIEAREKIGIVGRTGAGKSSIIQALFRLAFNDGLIKVDGVDIGGLGLHDLRKKVSIIPQDPVLFSGRVRENLDPFEQHKDEELWRALEQVELGQAVQRMEGGLDAKMSDGGSNFSMGQRQLVCLARAILRNNKILILDEATANVDPETDKLIQRTIREQFSGCTVLTIAHRLHTVMDSDRVLVMDAGRAVEFGHPHELLRQSNGFLRSLVNQTGEATAAQLTAVAEKNFRKRCTADS; the protein is encoded by the exons ATGAACCCAACACAGTACAGCCAGGATCCCAGCATCCATCAGCTCCGGCGGCTACCGAATCCGGTCAGCAGAGCGAATCCAATCGCTTGGTTCACATTCTGGTGGCTGAAGGAATTATTCCAAACTGGACTTAAACGACCCATTGAAGAGTCCGACATTTACGAAACATTATCGTTGCACCAGAGCGAGCAACTGTCCTACCAGTTCGAAAATCACTGGAAGCAAGAGCTGAAGAAGGAGCGCCCTAGTTTTCTTCGGGTTATATGCGGCATCTTCGGTTGGACGATGGTTTCTCGTGGTTTGCTCTATACTAGTGTGGACTCGTTCTCTAG AATTTTTCAACCCTTATGCCTCGGAGGATTGGTGTCCTACTTTGCACCCGGACAGACCACCATTAGCCGGACGGAAGCGTACTATTATGCCACGGGAATCGTTCTGTGCTCGCTGGTGCCGGTCGTCATTTTTCATCACTTCATACTGTACATCTACCAGATCGGAATGAAAATTCGTGTTGCGTGCTgttcgttgctctacaaaaaG GCCTTGCGGATCACAAAGGCAGCCGGCACGGACGGCCTCACCGGGCAGGTGATCAATTTGATGTCCAATGATGTCGCCAAATTTGACACAGCTGCCAGCTTTGTGCACGACACCTGGAAGGGACCAATAGAGCTGGTGGTGTTTGGCTACCTTATCTACCGGCAGATTGGTGCCCCCGGACTGATTGGGGTGGCGTTCCTGCTCAGTTTCATTCCGTTGCAGG CATGGGTCGGCAAGAAGGCGGCTTCCTTCCGGCTGAAAACGGCCACCCGTACGGACCGGCGGGTGCGCTTCATGAACGAAATCATCCAGGGCATACAGGTGATTAAGATGTACGCCTGGGAGCACAGCTTCATCCGCATGGTGGACGCGATTCGCCGCAAGGAGATCGCCGGCATCCGGGGCACGCTGTTCATACGGGCCGGTCTGCTATCGTTTAATCTCGTATCGAGACTGTCGATTTTTCTCAGTCTGGTCGGTTACTGCTACTCGGGGAACGTTTTCACCGCCAAGCAGGTCTTCATCGTGACGTCCTACTTCAACCTGCTGTACAGCTCGATGCTACACTTTTGGCCTTTGTCGTTGACTTCCGTGGCCGAAGGGTTGATCTCGATACGGCGCATACAAGAGTTTCTGCTGCTGCCGGAAAAGAAGATACAGGAAACGCCACTGGAGCGGGCAACTGTTAATGGACACTCAACGGTGGTGACCGGGGAGGAGAGTGAAATCAAACTGATGGAAAATGTCAAGATGGCTAACGGCGACAGTGCGATAAAACCAGTGCCGACAGAAAAGGTTGCCAGTAAGCGGTTTGTCAACAAGAAGGGATCCGCGAGGAGGGGAATTTTCATGCGGGATGGCACGGCTAGCTGGAGTAAAGCGGGGAACGGAAAGTTGACGAATG GAATTCGAGATTTTAATCTCTCGGTGGAAAAATCGAAACTGTGTGCCATTGTGGGTCCTGTTGGTAGCGGTAAATCTACACTGCTGCAGGTTTTTCTGGGGGAGTTGGAACTGGATGAGGGACGGTTGGAAATCAGTGGTGACATCAGCTATGCCTCTCAAGAACCGTGGCTTTTCGAGGGATCGGTAAAAAACAATATTGTGTTCATAGAAAACTTCAACGAGAAACGATACCGTGAGGTGGTGAAAGTTTGTGCGTTGGAAAGAGACTTCCAGCTACTTCCGCAGGGTGATGAAACTATCGTTGGTGAACGGGGAATTAGCTTGAGTGGCGGTCAGAGAGCTCGAATCAGCTTGGCGAGGGCGGTCTACAGAAGAGCAGATATCTATCTGCTGGATGATCCTCTGTCCGCCGTCGATACCCACGTGGGAAGTCATATTTTTGAACAATGCATACAGGATTATCTTAAG GACAAGGTTTGCGTGCTGGTAACGCACCAGCTTCAGTACCTAGAGGACGTCGAGCACATCGTGCTAATGAATGCAGGACTGGCGGAAGCTCAGGGACCGTACCGCAGCTTGGAAGCGGCCAACACGTTCCCCATGCTGGCTGCCATAGAGCAGGAACTGCTCGCTCAGCAGGAGAGACAACTGGCGGATCTGGTGGACCCGGAAGGCGAGCAAGAGCGCCAGCAGCTACGAAag CCTTTAATCAGAAACTCCGCTACCGTACCGCGGTTCCACATCGACAAATTCTACCAATCGCCGGCTGCCCAGTCGTCGCCCGTCATACCACCCGCCTACCGGATGGCCCACTCGAATCAATCCCTCTACCATCCGTCCCCGTTCTCGTCCTGCAGCCTGGTTTTTGACGGCTTCGATGACGAGCAGGAAATGGCCGGACGTCGACGGCGCCCGAAAGCAAAACGTCAAAAAGCTGCCAGTTCCGGTTcgcagcgacaacagcagctggaagagtgcaatcACTTGGACGTAGAAGAAGGTGCTGACGAGGGTGGCAATAGCGGAGGTGCTGGAGGTGTTAATAAGGAATCTCAAATTACCGGCACCGTTGGGTTTTCGGTGTATAGAAGCTATTTCGCGTCGGTCGAAAGCGTGGTTCTGCTCGTCGTAGTCGCAGCCCTTTTCCTGCTGGCGCAGGGAACCATGAGCGGTATCGATTACTTCATTTCACAGTG GGTAAATCGAGAGGAATTTCTTGGACGAAACGAAACCATCGGCAACTCATCTGCGTCGGAAGGTCACTCCAAACTAGAGGGAACCATCTTTGCGAGTCTCAGTCGGGAGCAGTATTTGATGATTTATTCCGGCGCGATGGCGGTTATGCTGTGCCTCTCACTGAATCGTTCGTTTTCCTTTTTCTACCTTTGCCTGCGGGCATCGATTCGACTGCATGACCAACTGTTTCGCGGAATAACTCGTGCTACGATGTACTTCTTCAACACGAATCCGTCCGGAAGGATACTGAATCGCTTTTCCCGGGATATCGGCTGCATCGACATTTTTCTCCCGTCAGCGATGATGGATTGCATTCTG TTTTTCTTGGAGTTCACAGCCATCATCAGTCTGGTGGCCATCGTCAACTATTGGCTACTGCTTCCGACGGCCATCATGGGCGTCATGTTCTACGGACTCCGACATGTTTACACGAACACGGCTCGAAGCATCAAGCGCGTGGAAGCTCTCA CACGTAGTCCGATATTTTCACACGCCAACGCCTCCTTCCAGGGTCTTACGACTATTCGCGCGTTCGGGGCGGAGAAAATTTTGGCCAACGAGTTCGACCAACACCAGGACCTGAACACGTCGGCCTGGTATCTGTTTCTGGCGACCACACGAGCCTTTGCGCTGTGGCTGGAGCTGGTTTGCGTGCTGTACATTGCGGCTGTCACTTTCAGCTTCCTGACTATGGAAAATA CAATGAGTGGTAATGTTGGTCTCGCCATCACCCAAGTGTTCAATCTGATTTTTATGTGCCAGTGGGGAATGCGTCAAACGGCGGAATTGGAGAACCAGATGACTTCGGTGGAGCGTGTAGTGGAATATGCGGAAGTCGAGTCAGAACCACCGCTGGAAACGTTGGATCCTCTAAAGAAACCAGCCCAAGATTGGCCTGCCGATGGCAGGATTAAATTCGAATACTTTTCCCTTCGTTACTCGCATGACAGTGATCCGGTACTGAAGGATCTGAACTTGGCAATCGAAGCAAGGGAGAAGATCGGCATTGTAGGACGCACGGGAGCCGGGAAATCATCAATCATACAGGCACTGTTCCGCCTGGCCTTCAACGATGGTTTAATCAAAGTGGACGGCGTTGATATCGGTGGGCTGGGGTTGCACGATTTGCGAAAGAAAGTATCTATTATTCCACAGGATCCGGTGCTGTTTTCTGGTCGGGTACGGGAGAATCTGGACCCGTTCGAGCAGCATAAAGACGAGGAGCTGTGGCGGGCGCTCGAGCAGGTCGAGCTCGGGCAAGCGGTCCAGCGTATGGAAGGTGGCTTGGACGCGAAAATGTCCGACGGAGGTTCAAACTTCAGTATGGGCCAGCGCCAGTTGGTTTGTTTGGCGAGAGCGATTCTTCGGAACAACAAGATTCTGATACTGGATGAAGCTACCGCCAATGTCGATCCGGA